The proteins below are encoded in one region of Paenibacillus sp. YYML68:
- a CDS encoding S-layer homology domain-containing protein, with translation MGDSSSYMNTSKSNKETTKNPKDIRGGEKKVMKKSLSAILSLAMAFSMFSSVAFGAEEAKKTSADFDDLKDLSAEQKAIFDDMISAGVFNGVSDKTFGLKDKMNRAQFAKVAALIFDLEVDASLKTSSFADVKAEDPANGYALAYIEAVKKAGITDGTSATTFSPADEVTKEQLAAFLVRGLGMEDAAKASAGVTDTTVSTWAKGYVAVAVEKGLLKNGEDGKFGGTTAATRDLLVLSSAAAEKQYVPAGAVSLEKAEATGVYKVTATFNKAVEKAELTVKKGSVAVTVDKTEWSEDKKSVVLTTATKINAGEYTVSVTGLTEGAKTTATFTAEDEKVSKIDFVNANDTIAYSTNASFRVKAANQYGEATSLGTSHFTALVSGKSPTIFKKLEDGTFLITADIKNAGGTNQGSGMVPVTVYMNSTNVTVSKNFKVGTVAILSKIEAGKVSYSNNGKSLASADETVSIALNLYDQYGNEIVRKQFEGAEPEIAISNINPVITPYEKNLEVVKTGQNSTLSTADMFDDNDNARIKIKLTSKMDKSAEYTVNIYGGTSSATANFSVGASNLATKLEFDISGVTLAASDTEVKVPLNAFDANGNKLTAQEVADDASRLKFTVTNGTAEVIKTGADKGKVKLTFTATNTPNSQVFLSGQIDQSQTNTFVNVSIPVQPARIPQSISVKTTPAEKAILGASDKIEFQLKDQYGKDLKDIARTITSANGQVSEYRVKVEVTNTGSGTSATMKGVVSDGATDADVVTSTTSGTTTTYIFPFSKFDEFNKGFDLTTTASQVGKVTVKATVENKVNSGSFSEYTSPVSRSMESIKSDTKLTYSLKTVGDLFAAKDKLSVAAATYDALTAGNSLFDKKIEVVAKDSAGNTVKLPSHFIETVTASDPQVLQVATSGTDGFVIGNKAGTATVSAVVYTNKGETVNLTQQITVKADPIVVEALTAGKTSNTYSAAKTFAYEYFTDGDTKLKVVDQYGVKYENADINTASFALGLIYTVNVPGNDGNVTVNAKTGQITNVDSTVQEFVITAIAPNGKSVSVVVSR, from the coding sequence ATGGGGGATTCGAGCTCTTATATGAATACTAGCAAGTCTAATAAAGAAACTACTAAAAACCCGAAAGATATTCGAGGAGGAGAAAAAAAGGTTATGAAAAAAAGTTTATCCGCAATTTTGTCCCTGGCTATGGCGTTCTCGATGTTTTCGTCCGTTGCATTCGGTGCTGAAGAAGCAAAGAAAACATCCGCAGACTTCGACGATCTGAAAGACCTGAGCGCAGAGCAAAAAGCAATTTTTGACGATATGATCTCTGCTGGCGTGTTCAACGGAGTTTCCGATAAGACTTTCGGCTTGAAGGACAAAATGAACCGTGCACAATTCGCAAAAGTTGCAGCACTGATCTTTGACCTTGAGGTTGATGCTTCCCTGAAAACTTCCAGCTTCGCAGACGTTAAAGCTGAAGATCCAGCTAACGGCTATGCGCTTGCTTACATCGAGGCTGTTAAGAAAGCCGGTATCACTGACGGTACTTCCGCTACAACATTCAGCCCAGCTGACGAAGTAACGAAAGAGCAGCTTGCTGCATTCTTGGTTCGCGGTCTTGGCATGGAAGATGCTGCTAAAGCAAGCGCAGGCGTAACAGATACAACTGTATCGACTTGGGCTAAAGGCTATGTAGCAGTAGCAGTCGAGAAGGGCCTTCTGAAGAACGGTGAAGACGGCAAGTTCGGCGGCACAACTGCAGCAACTCGCGACCTGCTCGTACTGAGCTCCGCAGCTGCTGAGAAGCAATACGTGCCAGCTGGTGCAGTTTCCCTTGAGAAAGCTGAAGCAACTGGTGTTTACAAAGTAACGGCAACTTTCAACAAAGCAGTTGAAAAAGCTGAACTTACAGTGAAGAAAGGTTCGGTTGCTGTAACGGTTGACAAAACAGAGTGGTCTGAGGACAAGAAGAGCGTAGTTCTTACGACTGCTACTAAAATCAATGCAGGTGAGTATACCGTTTCTGTGACTGGTCTTACGGAAGGTGCAAAAACTACAGCTACATTTACAGCTGAAGATGAAAAAGTTTCGAAAATTGACTTTGTAAATGCAAACGACACAATTGCATACAGCACAAACGCATCTTTCAGAGTAAAAGCGGCTAACCAATACGGAGAGGCTACATCACTTGGAACAAGCCATTTTACAGCGTTGGTTTCCGGTAAGAGTCCAACAATTTTCAAGAAGCTTGAAGATGGCACATTCTTGATTACAGCTGATATCAAGAATGCTGGTGGAACAAACCAAGGTTCCGGTATGGTTCCTGTAACAGTGTACATGAACAGCACAAATGTAACTGTTTCTAAGAACTTTAAAGTTGGCACAGTAGCAATTTTGAGCAAGATTGAAGCTGGTAAAGTGTCTTACTCGAACAACGGCAAGAGTCTTGCGAGCGCCGATGAAACTGTCTCTATTGCCTTGAATCTTTATGACCAGTATGGAAACGAAATTGTAAGAAAGCAGTTTGAAGGTGCAGAACCTGAAATTGCTATCAGCAATATTAACCCGGTGATTACTCCATATGAGAAAAACTTGGAAGTTGTGAAGACAGGTCAAAACTCCACTTTGTCGACGGCTGACATGTTTGATGATAACGACAACGCAAGAATTAAGATTAAGTTGACTTCCAAGATGGATAAGAGCGCTGAGTACACAGTTAATATTTATGGCGGCACATCCTCCGCAACTGCAAACTTTAGCGTAGGCGCAAGCAACCTGGCAACTAAGCTTGAGTTTGATATCTCGGGAGTTACACTTGCGGCGAGTGACACAGAAGTGAAAGTTCCTCTGAACGCTTTTGACGCTAACGGTAACAAGCTGACCGCACAAGAAGTTGCGGACGATGCGAGCAGACTGAAATTCACAGTAACTAACGGAACTGCCGAAGTTATTAAGACAGGTGCAGACAAGGGTAAAGTTAAGTTGACGTTTACTGCAACTAACACACCTAACAGCCAAGTGTTCCTTTCTGGACAAATTGATCAGTCGCAAACAAACACGTTTGTTAATGTGAGCATCCCAGTTCAGCCTGCACGCATTCCGCAATCGATTAGTGTGAAAACTACACCTGCTGAAAAAGCAATTCTTGGAGCAAGTGACAAGATTGAATTCCAGCTTAAAGATCAGTATGGTAAAGATTTGAAAGATATTGCTAGAACAATTACTAGTGCTAACGGTCAAGTTTCTGAATATCGGGTTAAAGTTGAAGTAACAAACACTGGTTCTGGTACAAGTGCTACTATGAAAGGTGTAGTTTCGGATGGTGCTACAGATGCTGATGTTGTAACTTCGACTACAAGTGGCACTACAACAACTTACATTTTCCCTTTCAGCAAGTTTGATGAATTTAACAAAGGCTTTGATCTGACAACAACAGCCAGTCAAGTTGGAAAAGTGACTGTTAAAGCTACAGTAGAAAACAAGGTAAACAGTGGCTCCTTCTCAGAGTATACTTCTCCTGTAAGTCGCTCGATGGAGTCAATTAAGTCCGATACTAAGCTGACTTATAGCTTGAAGACAGTTGGAGATCTGTTTGCTGCTAAGGATAAGTTGAGCGTAGCAGCTGCGACTTATGACGCCCTTACTGCAGGTAACAGTTTGTTTGACAAGAAGATTGAAGTTGTAGCTAAAGACTCTGCAGGTAACACTGTTAAGTTGCCTTCTCACTTCATTGAGACTGTAACAGCCTCTGACCCACAAGTTCTTCAAGTTGCTACTTCTGGAACAGATGGATTTGTAATTGGTAACAAAGCTGGAACAGCTACAGTATCCGCTGTTGTGTACACTAACAAAGGCGAGACAGTTAACCTTACTCAACAAATTACAGTTAAGGCTGACCCGATTGTAGTAGAAGCACTTACAGCAGGTAAGACTAGCAACACTTATAGTGCTGCGAAGACCTTTGCGTATGAGTACTTTACAGACGGTGATACTAAATTGAAAGTTGTTGACCAGTATGGTGTGAAGTATGAGAATGCTGACATTAACACTGCAAGCTTCGCTCTTGGTTTGATTTACACAGTTAATGTACCTGGTAATGACGGTAACGTTACTGTTAATGCTAAAACCGGACAAATCACTAATGTAGACAGCACAGTTCAAGAGTTCGTAATTACTGCAATTGCACCTAACGGTAAGTCTGTAAGTGTAGTAGTAAGCCGTTAG
- a CDS encoding glycosyltransferase family 4 protein has protein sequence MYGLYFIGFAVALIIALLMTPLVKRFAFWVGAVDAPNHRKVHSRIMPRLGGLAIFFAFVAAYFVVSPAMNALKADVVFGLLVGGAIVVLIGALDDRFDLSPKLKLLGQVAAASVVVYSGVVIDLVNVPFGEGVVSLEWLAVPLTIFWIVGVTNAINLIDGLDGLSAGVSGIATCTMLVLALLMGNVTVVLLCAILLGSIGGFLFYNFHPAKIFMGDSGALFLGFTLASLSILGFKQATLVSLLVPIMILGVPLSDTFFAIMRRWVNNLPISVADKSHLHHCLLQMGFSHRTTVLIIYGIAALFGTSAVFLSFLSQQDSLWAAFVLITILLCIMVLGAETIGIISKTKKPVLQFIHKVRMKTVQTNAKSRNN, from the coding sequence ATGTATGGCTTATATTTCATCGGTTTTGCTGTGGCTTTAATTATCGCGCTGCTTATGACGCCTCTGGTTAAGCGTTTTGCCTTTTGGGTGGGCGCAGTCGATGCGCCGAATCATCGCAAAGTACATAGCCGCATCATGCCGCGGTTAGGGGGACTCGCGATCTTCTTCGCCTTCGTGGCCGCCTACTTCGTCGTATCGCCGGCTATGAATGCGTTGAAAGCCGATGTTGTGTTCGGCCTACTGGTCGGAGGAGCCATCGTCGTGCTGATCGGCGCGCTGGACGACCGTTTCGACTTGTCGCCGAAGCTGAAGCTGCTGGGACAAGTTGCAGCTGCGAGCGTCGTTGTCTACTCGGGCGTCGTCATTGATCTGGTCAACGTACCGTTCGGCGAAGGTGTCGTATCGCTGGAGTGGCTTGCGGTGCCGCTTACGATCTTCTGGATTGTCGGTGTCACCAATGCGATTAACCTGATCGACGGTCTTGACGGCTTGTCAGCTGGCGTATCCGGTATTGCGACCTGCACGATGCTGGTGCTCGCGCTGCTGATGGGGAACGTAACGGTTGTGCTGCTATGCGCGATACTGCTCGGCAGTATCGGAGGATTTTTATTCTATAACTTCCACCCTGCTAAGATATTCATGGGCGACTCCGGGGCGTTGTTCCTCGGCTTCACACTCGCCTCCTTGTCGATACTCGGCTTCAAGCAGGCGACACTCGTATCGCTCCTTGTGCCGATCATGATTCTTGGTGTGCCGTTGTCTGATACGTTCTTCGCGATCATGCGCCGCTGGGTGAACAATCTGCCGATCTCGGTCGCGGATAAGAGTCATCTGCATCACTGTCTGTTGCAAATGGGCTTCAGCCATCGAACCACTGTTCTGATTATCTATGGTATAGCCGCGTTGTTCGGAACATCAGCCGTGTTCCTATCGTTCCTGTCTCAGCAGGACTCGCTGTGGGCGGCCTTCGTGCTAATCACGATCCTGCTCTGCATTATGGTGCTGGGCGCCGAAACGATCGGCATCATCAGCAAGACGAAGAAGCCGGTGCTGCAATTCATTCATAAGGTTCGGATGAAGACGGTTCAGACGAACGCGAAATCACGCAATAATTAA
- a CDS encoding S-layer homology domain-containing protein: MVNRATSALLIIAMLLTLWTPITDAAAVSITISNLNNVSPTVAPNVDAPSSTDTVDTFTTNPVSITANIAGIPDSQVQGIYMRITNTTTLKVTEDKTIKPTQVGSEITFNNVLLSQGLNKIELKHDAFGYTSVPGWANFSAAMSISDLKLNDQQILDNGVVSRSGTLEAITGTAINADAITMYLNGTAYYPASFSRNRFTFYFNTGRISDMVLEPGNNELTFVSTQGNHTYSLTRRFLYDNGRSFPYDVMIDQLGFSEPNPDPEPTRKNPSLHIIDRPTIETNTVNDVDLRLKLKSTVTGTVYDQYDYADLYIMGSASKYTVRYSFWDNTFTNLGSANGGQLNNGGNANKTFYSVTPDALNMFAVHDMSIQLPIATGSANQIFEIQYTDIDNRLPTIKRQFFFDFVDKDQPYIYSDVQLYVDGSKTVALNKPNGFTQITRFPARLKVMTDNSQAVMVRINGQLYNDQDTSTPNTGGVYPVTILNPVPTTHTGEADIVLQGLPDGGATLEVIPCADTDCTSPQYASIKTYNLQIASAPLLLLDNVYNGMVITGKDRLRCGSTQICMSGRIINKASATMEATLNGQPIVLTFDPTDPEKFRVEGAAFNIPDPTDPSGTRGILDRDGKKQLSFKVKVNNQEVTFNYEFYIIADTGPTITHFDLDYNVSDPRFVKNATGYITTATQINLLGRVLNGATTHNATVDVTVQLPGKSTETNITSVITQINPANGDPSYDQVRVTDYTFPSDTYGEFIFNLRVKAQSGSEIRQQIRVKREPQPYRIIDPLLINNTSGFEDLILIKNSDGKTQLNINKNYMTLMIYAERATKVLVGKEEAMEQKAHPGLFRFDVMDLKNGKNEIKFTVVRGDNQQAGSIVLNNTNVAMDGLQHKKKMGSSFKVFDGEINLSFPKDTKLIRYDRNEKFITAERSLLFAIASTVDGRVEKTETPAFKDFLNETTGRFRPASKRYWIDAGTIENIPDSHPDKEVLYTQALTKGGGRLPTEPSDIVSSVGQFQNRDINYLVVPSKPGELTLKYDPVIRNDAWRYLTVFQYNVFDNLNGSLTPSRPNGEWRNIGGVIDTKNNTITVPVDSFGYFQVMYMDNGFGDLDTATNKHWAKQYIEALYSKGIMRSKDTEPNRFLPDEFITRGEFVQMIVNIFDLPLENRDTRVDSGDRTYNGMFIDVPRGSDLRSGFGLYDFKHIEAAARAGIIRGQAGNLFGHDQSLTRAQAALIIARAANLKMLTDYKKASDSLQKQFTDGITMTDPEFVPAIEAVAKAKLMDGIPNDLLEGQNKQTVRFDPNSNITRAQAATIAYRVLQQQNKFPK, translated from the coding sequence ATGGTCAACCGTGCGACATCCGCATTACTCATCATCGCGATGCTGCTGACACTGTGGACGCCCATTACCGATGCGGCGGCCGTATCCATTACGATCTCGAACTTGAACAACGTATCACCGACGGTTGCCCCGAACGTGGATGCGCCGAGCAGCACCGATACGGTGGACACCTTCACGACGAATCCGGTTTCGATCACGGCTAACATTGCCGGCATCCCGGATAGCCAGGTACAAGGGATCTATATGCGCATTACGAACACGACGACGTTGAAGGTAACGGAAGACAAGACGATTAAGCCGACACAGGTAGGCAGTGAGATTACTTTCAATAACGTGCTCCTATCCCAAGGCTTGAACAAGATCGAGCTGAAGCATGATGCATTCGGTTATACGTCGGTGCCGGGCTGGGCGAACTTCTCCGCGGCGATGTCGATCAGTGACTTGAAGCTGAACGATCAGCAGATTCTGGATAACGGAGTTGTGAGTAGATCGGGAACGCTTGAGGCGATTACGGGTACGGCGATTAACGCTGACGCGATTACGATGTACTTGAACGGTACGGCGTATTATCCGGCAAGCTTTTCGCGTAACCGCTTCACGTTCTATTTCAACACAGGCCGAATCAGCGATATGGTGCTTGAGCCTGGTAATAACGAACTGACGTTCGTGTCGACACAAGGCAATCATACGTACTCGTTGACGCGCAGATTTCTGTACGATAACGGCAGGTCGTTCCCTTATGACGTGATGATTGATCAGCTGGGCTTCAGTGAGCCGAATCCGGACCCGGAGCCTACGAGAAAGAATCCATCGCTTCATATTATCGATCGTCCAACGATTGAGACGAACACCGTGAATGATGTGGACCTCAGGTTGAAGCTCAAATCGACCGTAACGGGCACCGTGTACGATCAGTACGATTATGCAGACCTGTACATTATGGGCAGTGCGAGTAAATACACGGTTCGTTACAGCTTCTGGGATAATACGTTCACGAATCTTGGCTCTGCCAATGGTGGACAGCTCAACAACGGAGGGAATGCGAATAAAACCTTCTACAGCGTAACTCCAGATGCGTTGAATATGTTCGCCGTGCATGACATGAGCATCCAGCTGCCGATCGCGACAGGCAGTGCGAATCAGATCTTTGAGATTCAGTACACCGATATTGACAACCGTCTGCCTACGATTAAGCGGCAATTCTTCTTCGACTTCGTCGATAAGGATCAGCCGTACATCTACTCCGATGTGCAGCTGTATGTAGACGGGTCGAAGACCGTTGCGCTGAATAAGCCGAACGGCTTCACGCAGATTACAAGGTTCCCGGCCAGGCTGAAGGTCATGACGGATAACTCACAGGCTGTTATGGTGAGGATCAACGGTCAGCTGTACAACGACCAGGATACGTCAACGCCGAATACAGGCGGCGTATACCCGGTTACGATCTTGAATCCGGTGCCGACGACGCATACGGGTGAGGCGGATATTGTACTTCAAGGGCTGCCGGATGGCGGCGCGACGCTCGAGGTCATACCTTGTGCGGATACAGACTGTACGAGCCCGCAGTATGCTTCTATTAAGACCTACAACCTGCAGATCGCTTCGGCGCCGTTGCTGCTGCTCGATAACGTGTACAACGGTATGGTGATCACGGGTAAGGACCGTCTGCGCTGCGGTAGCACACAGATCTGTATGTCGGGACGTATTATCAATAAGGCATCCGCGACGATGGAAGCAACGTTGAACGGTCAGCCGATTGTGCTAACCTTTGATCCAACAGATCCGGAGAAGTTCCGGGTAGAGGGCGCTGCCTTCAATATTCCTGACCCAACGGACCCATCGGGAACAAGAGGGATTCTGGATCGAGATGGTAAGAAGCAGCTCTCCTTCAAGGTGAAGGTGAATAATCAGGAAGTGACGTTCAATTATGAATTCTACATCATCGCAGATACAGGACCGACGATTACGCACTTCGACCTGGATTACAACGTAAGCGATCCTCGCTTCGTCAAAAATGCAACAGGTTATATTACGACGGCGACCCAGATCAACCTGCTCGGTCGAGTGCTGAACGGAGCGACGACGCATAACGCGACGGTCGATGTCACGGTACAGCTGCCGGGTAAGTCGACGGAGACCAACATTACGAGTGTCATTACGCAGATCAATCCTGCGAATGGTGACCCTTCGTACGATCAGGTGAGGGTAACCGATTATACGTTCCCGTCCGATACGTACGGTGAGTTTATTTTTAACCTGCGAGTGAAGGCGCAGTCGGGCTCTGAGATTCGCCAGCAAATTCGGGTCAAGCGTGAGCCGCAGCCTTACCGTATTATCGACCCGCTATTGATTAATAATACAAGTGGGTTCGAGGATCTCATTCTCATTAAGAACTCGGACGGCAAGACACAGCTGAACATTAATAAGAACTACATGACGCTGATGATCTATGCTGAGAGAGCGACGAAGGTACTCGTGGGCAAGGAAGAGGCGATGGAGCAGAAGGCGCATCCGGGACTGTTTCGCTTCGATGTGATGGATCTGAAGAACGGCAAGAATGAGATTAAGTTCACTGTCGTTCGCGGAGATAACCAGCAGGCGGGCTCGATCGTACTGAATAATACGAACGTAGCGATGGATGGCTTGCAGCATAAGAAGAAGATGGGCAGCTCCTTCAAGGTGTTCGATGGAGAGATTAATTTATCGTTCCCGAAGGATACGAAGCTGATCCGCTATGACCGCAATGAGAAGTTCATTACGGCTGAGCGCAGCCTGCTGTTCGCTATAGCGAGCACCGTGGATGGTCGAGTCGAGAAGACGGAGACGCCAGCCTTCAAGGACTTCTTGAACGAGACGACAGGACGCTTCCGTCCTGCGAGTAAGCGGTACTGGATCGATGCTGGAACGATTGAGAATATTCCGGACTCTCATCCGGACAAAGAGGTACTGTATACGCAAGCGTTAACGAAGGGTGGCGGTCGATTGCCTACCGAGCCTTCGGATATCGTGTCTAGCGTCGGACAGTTCCAGAACCGTGATATTAACTACTTGGTCGTTCCGAGTAAGCCGGGTGAACTGACCTTGAAGTATGATCCTGTCATTCGTAACGATGCGTGGAGATACTTAACGGTGTTCCAGTACAACGTATTCGATAACCTCAATGGTAGCTTGACACCTTCGAGGCCGAATGGCGAGTGGCGTAACATTGGCGGTGTTATCGATACGAAAAATAACACGATAACTGTCCCTGTCGATTCGTTCGGCTACTTCCAGGTCATGTACATGGATAATGGCTTCGGCGATCTGGATACAGCTACGAACAAGCACTGGGCTAAGCAGTATATTGAAGCTCTGTATTCGAAGGGTATTATGCGGAGCAAGGACACCGAGCCTAACCGCTTCCTGCCGGATGAGTTCATTACTCGCGGCGAATTCGTACAGATGATCGTCAACATCTTCGATCTACCGCTTGAGAATCGCGACACACGTGTAGACTCAGGGGATCGTACGTACAATGGTATGTTCATCGATGTGCCGCGAGGAAGCGACCTGCGAAGCGGCTTCGGCTTGTATGACTTCAAGCATATCGAGGCGGCGGCCAGAGCCGGTATTATTCGTGGTCAAGCAGGCAATCTATTCGGACATGATCAATCGCTTACGCGTGCACAGGCGGCGCTTATTATCGCGCGTGCGGCGAACCTCAAGATGCTGACGGATTACAAGAAAGCATCTGATTCGCTGCAGAAGCAATTCACGGACGGTATCACGATGACCGATCCGGAGTTCGTGCCTGCTATTGAGGCGGTCGCTAAGGCGAAGCTGATGGACGGTATCCCGAATGATCTGCTTGAGGGTCAAAATAAGCAGACGGTTCGATTCGATCCGAATTCGAATATTACCCGTGCGCAGGCAGCTACGATCGCGTATCGCGTCCTGCAGCAGCAGAACAAGTTCCCGAAGTAA
- the csaB gene encoding polysaccharide pyruvyl transferase CsaB — MGTASKRIVISGYYGYNNSGDEAVLQSILLALAEQGERQGVRLVPVVLSANPAGTSAMYGVESVHRMRPRDVLSALRGADGLISGGGSLLQDETSAKTIPYYLAVIKLAQWLGKPTFIYSQGIGPVHRKLFYPFIGGTFRRCQAVMVRDEESRSLLERMGVPAATVAVVPDPVMGMPLRASSSDAPTQTDSVPANAVIGVSVRFWRDDRAELDAVASALQHVLEHSDAHIRMLPFHLPSDERASQYVADRLGEAYSHRLSFARQVTHPQDMLAEVAGCQVLLGMRLHSLIYAAGQYVPMVGLSYDPKIDQFLNRLGMKAASSTKEPDGASLAHETLRLLASSNIWQEEKRQAIVRLKQEAQRPAERIAAFFTEGRGS; from the coding sequence TTGGGCACCGCGAGTAAACGAATCGTAATATCAGGCTATTACGGCTATAACAACAGCGGCGATGAGGCTGTGCTTCAATCGATATTGCTGGCGCTGGCGGAGCAGGGAGAACGGCAGGGGGTACGACTCGTACCTGTCGTTCTTTCTGCTAATCCGGCAGGTACGTCAGCCATGTATGGCGTAGAGTCCGTTCATCGCATGCGTCCGCGAGACGTGTTGTCTGCTCTGAGGGGAGCAGACGGGCTCATTAGCGGCGGCGGCAGTCTGCTGCAGGATGAGACGAGTGCGAAGACGATTCCCTACTATCTGGCCGTCATTAAGCTGGCTCAATGGCTCGGGAAGCCGACCTTCATCTATTCGCAAGGGATCGGACCGGTGCACCGTAAGCTGTTCTATCCGTTCATCGGAGGGACGTTCCGCCGCTGTCAGGCCGTGATGGTGAGAGACGAGGAGTCGCGTTCGTTGCTTGAGCGCATGGGGGTACCAGCTGCTACGGTGGCCGTTGTCCCTGATCCGGTCATGGGCATGCCGCTGCGCGCCAGCTCGTCGGACGCACCGACACAAACTGATAGTGTCCCCGCGAATGCTGTTATCGGCGTATCCGTCAGATTCTGGAGAGACGACCGTGCGGAGCTTGATGCTGTGGCGTCTGCGCTCCAGCACGTGCTGGAGCATAGCGATGCGCACATTCGGATGCTGCCGTTCCACCTGCCGTCTGACGAGCGGGCGTCTCAGTATGTAGCAGACCGATTGGGGGAAGCCTATTCCCATCGGCTGTCGTTCGCCCGTCAAGTGACACATCCGCAGGATATGCTGGCGGAGGTGGCCGGGTGTCAGGTGCTGCTAGGCATGAGGCTTCACTCCCTCATCTACGCTGCCGGTCAATACGTGCCGATGGTCGGGCTGTCCTATGACCCGAAGATCGATCAGTTCTTGAATCGGCTAGGCATGAAGGCGGCTTCTAGCACGAAGGAGCCGGATGGAGCATCGCTGGCACATGAAACTTTAAGGCTGCTTGCTTCGTCTAATATTTGGCAGGAAGAGAAGAGACAGGCGATCGTACGTCTCAAGCAAGAAGCGCAGCGTCCGGCTGAGCGGATCGCCGCATTTTTTACAGAAGGACGTGGAAGCTAG
- a CDS encoding WecB/TagA/CpsF family glycosyltransferase, translating into MSMKQTVSYLEHVIDSGSKPHQIITANPIMVMAALNDPSYMTMMKKAELIVPDGTGVVWAASYVGNPVAERVAGFDLLHELMRLGEVKGWRVYMVGASQEIITAAAEKLKEQYPALQLVGHRDGYFGEAQDAEVIEAIREAKPHILLVGRSAATQEPWIAKYKEQLGVPIMMGVGGSFDVLSGKLKRAPVLFQKLRAEWLYRLIQEPWRYKRMLDLPKFAVKVIREKETVQKP; encoded by the coding sequence ATGAGCATGAAGCAGACCGTATCGTATCTGGAGCATGTGATCGATTCGGGCAGCAAGCCGCATCAGATCATCACCGCGAACCCGATCATGGTCATGGCGGCGCTGAATGATCCGTCGTACATGACGATGATGAAGAAGGCGGAGCTGATCGTGCCGGACGGGACGGGTGTCGTATGGGCGGCAAGCTATGTCGGCAATCCGGTAGCCGAGCGCGTGGCTGGCTTCGATCTTCTTCACGAGCTGATGAGGCTCGGTGAGGTCAAGGGCTGGCGTGTCTACATGGTCGGCGCCTCGCAGGAGATTATTACGGCGGCGGCTGAGAAGCTGAAGGAGCAATATCCGGCGCTGCAGCTAGTAGGACACCGGGACGGCTACTTCGGTGAAGCACAGGACGCGGAGGTGATCGAAGCGATCCGCGAGGCGAAGCCGCACATTCTGCTCGTCGGGCGATCGGCCGCGACACAGGAGCCGTGGATTGCGAAGTACAAGGAACAGCTCGGCGTACCGATTATGATGGGTGTCGGCGGGAGCTTCGACGTATTGTCGGGCAAGCTGAAGCGAGCCCCGGTTCTGTTCCAGAAGCTGCGGGCAGAATGGCTGTATCGTCTCATTCAGGAGCCTTGGCGGTATAAGAGAATGCTGGATTTGCCGAAATTCGCTGTGAAAGTGATCCGTGAGAAGGAAACTGTGCAGAAACCTTGA